A window of the Dickeya dianthicola NCPPB 453 genome harbors these coding sequences:
- the hybE gene encoding hydrogenase-2 assembly chaperone produces the protein MVTDIFSAPPPDGSHNPPAIPGERKESAWIEGHDQSPVAWLEAEFSRIAQQRMQSLPFYRDGIPVRACGFTLFEQQWLGCLLTPWMLSLLVLPGPGQQWPRRGVSTRLALELPCGSVKFVVGDSDDGQQYLSCSLMSPLDPALGAEQALQLAQQSARMALSLPMRDAEAPDNLGRRALFSRYRSQRDA, from the coding sequence ATGGTGACTGACATTTTTTCCGCTCCGCCACCCGACGGCAGTCATAATCCGCCCGCAATACCCGGTGAGCGCAAAGAATCGGCGTGGATTGAGGGGCATGATCAGAGTCCGGTGGCCTGGCTGGAAGCCGAGTTCAGCCGTATCGCGCAGCAGCGTATGCAGTCGTTGCCGTTTTACCGCGATGGCATTCCGGTGCGGGCCTGTGGATTTACCCTGTTTGAACAGCAGTGGCTCGGTTGCCTGCTGACGCCGTGGATGCTCAGCCTGTTGGTACTGCCCGGGCCGGGGCAGCAGTGGCCCCGACGTGGCGTGTCCACCCGGCTGGCGCTGGAACTGCCCTGCGGCAGCGTGAAGTTCGTGGTGGGGGACAGCGATGACGGGCAGCAGTACCTGTCCTGCTCGCTGATGTCGCCGCTAGACCCGGCGCTGGGGGCGGAACAGGCGCTGCAACTGGCGCAGCAAAGCGCGCGCATGGCGCTGTCGTTGCCGATGCGCGATGCTGAGGCTCCCGACAATCTTGGCCGTCGCGCGCTGTTCAGCCGTTACCGGAGTCAGCGGGATGCATGA
- a CDS encoding HyaD/HybD family hydrogenase maturation endopeptidase, which produces MNILVLGIGNILLSDEGVGVRLVERLEQRFDCTPAIEVVDGGTCGMELMECMAGRDHLIVADAVLTGQAPGSVTVLRDREVPALFTRKISPHQLGLADVLMALQLTGEFPRQLTLVGVEPQALDSGIGLSDTVTRALEPALQHILAALRQSGVTVTEKIAQEVYGD; this is translated from the coding sequence ATGAACATACTGGTGCTGGGGATCGGCAATATCCTGCTGAGTGACGAAGGGGTTGGGGTGCGGCTGGTGGAACGGCTGGAGCAGCGGTTCGACTGCACGCCCGCCATTGAGGTGGTGGACGGTGGCACCTGCGGCATGGAGCTGATGGAATGCATGGCCGGGCGTGATCACCTGATCGTGGCCGACGCCGTGCTCACCGGTCAGGCGCCGGGCAGCGTGACGGTGCTGCGCGACCGCGAGGTGCCGGCGCTGTTTACCCGCAAGATCTCCCCGCATCAGTTGGGTCTGGCCGATGTGCTGATGGCGCTGCAACTGACCGGCGAGTTTCCCCGCCAGCTCACGCTGGTGGGCGTGGAACCGCAAGCGCTCGATTCCGGCATCGGCCTGTCCGATACCGTGACCCGCGCGCTGGAACCGGCGTTGCAGCATATCCTCGCCGCGCTGCGCCAGAGCGGCGTGACGGTAACGGAGAAAATCGCGCAGGAGGTGTATGGTGACTGA